GTTTCTTATCAAAAAATAATTCATACCGGATATCATTTTCTTTCTCCACAAACAAATCTATAAATTGCTTACTCACGGGACGATATTTAACCAAAAGTTGAAACGTAGATTCTGCACTTTCATCCCCGTAAACAAGCGAGCGGATCAACACATTTCCTTTTCGGGTAAATTTACTTTGTATCATATCCTTATAAGCCTCACCCTCCAACAAAGGATATTTCTTCAACAATTCCTCTCCCAAGGTCGTAACCTCTCCCCAATTCTGCGTCCAAAAATAAAGTTTCATCAGGTAAACCTTGGCCACGTCAACCGTCAATCGATATATATCGTCCGTCAGGTTATACCCTATACCATTCTTCAGATCCTCTTCAATAAACTCAGCCGTGGCTTTTATACTAGAACGTATAGGCCTAGCCTCCATATCAAAGACCTTAACAAGCGGTAAGCCCAATTGTGAATTCTCATTTTCTTTATCGTAAGGTTCACAGAATAAACGCAACAAGTTATAATAGCATATGCCTCTCATCGTATAAGCCGTTGCCAACACTTTCTTTCCTTTTGCAGACTCCTTCTGCGTCATATTTTCGATCACGAGATTACAGTCCCGGATTTTCTCATAAAGTTGACTGTAATTAGATTGGAATCCATTCAACTTTTCCCCCAGATACAGGTTTAAACTATTCCCTTGCGGCAAAATTGTCAAACTTGCATCCAAATTATCCGTCACACAATCATAATCCAGGATTGTCGATTGATTTCCTATAATAACAGCATCATTACCATAGTCTATATTATTTAACGTCCTATGAAGTAAAGCTTCAAACTCTTCCGGAGTTTCCGGGATCGTCTCCCCATAAGGTTTTAAATCCAGATATTCTTTACACGAGCAACACAAGACAAACAGCCCTATTATCACCCATAGCCTACGATTACGTATCATAACTAAAAATATTTAATCCATATTTATTTTAAAAACCAATATTCAAACCAAATGAAA
The window above is part of the Butyricimonas paravirosa genome. Proteins encoded here:
- a CDS encoding RagB/SusD family nutrient uptake outer membrane protein, whose translation is MIRNRRLWVIIGLFVLCCSCKEYLDLKPYGETIPETPEEFEALLHRTLNNIDYGNDAVIIGNQSTILDYDCVTDNLDASLTILPQGNSLNLYLGEKLNGFQSNYSQLYEKIRDCNLVIENMTQKESAKGKKVLATAYTMRGICYYNLLRLFCEPYDKENENSQLGLPLVKVFDMEARPIRSSIKATAEFIEEDLKNGIGYNLTDDIYRLTVDVAKVYLMKLYFWTQNWGEVTTLGEELLKKYPLLEGEAYKDMIQSKFTRKGNVLIRSLVYGDESAESTFQLLVKYRPVSKQFIDLFVEKENDIRYELFFDKKRVVKKQLTAQVRSAEIALMLAEAYAHIPDNDKALEHLNALRAKRISNYVPYSLTTLPSDTSVGEIREDVYGKPLTPLLAAILKERQKELFLEGDRLFELKRNGCPEFWVTKDGLKYVTLKYMYTAPLSRVDVDLTPGLIQNEGYEL